The Thermococcus sp. 21S9 genome segment CTCTTCCGATCTAGATTTAGAATCTCTAACAGTGTTAACCAACTATGGATTAACAGTTTTTGCTGGAATTCCCTACTTCATGTGCCTTTTTGGGAGAGATAGCATAATAACATCTCTATTCCTTCTACCATACTTCCCAGAGTATGCCAAGGGGACACTAAAGGTTCTCTCACAGCTGCAAGGGAAAAAATTCAATCCAAAGAGAGAAGAAGAACCAGGCAAAATTCCTCACGAGTTTAGATTTGGAGAACTTTCTCAAGCTGGACTCATGCCTTTCAATCCCTACTATGGAACCATAGATGCAACCCCACTGTATTTGATTTTGGCTGGTGAATATGTTAAA includes the following:
- a CDS encoding amylo-alpha-1,6-glucosidase; the encoded protein is SSDLDLESLTVLTNYGLTVFAGIPYFMCLFGRDSIITSLFLLPYFPEYAKGTLKVLSQLQGKKFNPKREEEPGKIPHEFRFGELSQAGLMPFNPYYGTIDATPLYLILAGEYVKWTEDYKTIRELKETLNKALEWLFMKLEEGEGYIRYSQTSPYV